From a region of the Paenibacillus sp. FSL R10-2734 genome:
- a CDS encoding polysaccharide deacetylase family protein, whose translation MLSIEPSTILMIELLSLEHKQAGYQIEVGLTRNVGYERCMLTIDEFTYEQLNALGPFSGERMRLSLYPKWDPYRNSYYSTLIIMNKAFSETLYFACSEYYVSQLLKLKQQDYPQVEAEAEAERVVQTRRSSKNSERRLRRKKSRRIGRVALQCIIFVCLVLVLPLRMDGQLIDSADALKDPEQVASSEQIEPILSLPLVPSAQMLLSHSQQDEPTPEPSEPPQEQTTQYEEIALTGNKYEYSLPKGYVALSFDDGPSKYTKEIVDILVEHEVAATFLFVGNKVAHNVEAVKYANEHQMSIGSHSWDHSKMTDNGDEENRNNLIKANQALEQVIQSPITVFRPPYGAINNKLAAKVTEQQMNVLLWNRDSEDWKVKSPEDILQYVHHSDPSGGVYLFHEKKITVEALPAIIKYFQEKNMKFVIFK comes from the coding sequence ATGCTATCTATTGAACCGAGTACCATTCTAATGATTGAGTTACTGTCGCTTGAGCATAAGCAGGCCGGTTATCAGATTGAGGTAGGGCTAACCCGTAATGTCGGGTATGAAAGATGCATGCTTACCATCGATGAATTTACATATGAACAATTAAACGCGCTAGGTCCCTTTTCCGGGGAAAGAATGAGATTGTCACTGTATCCGAAGTGGGATCCCTATCGTAACAGTTATTACAGTACGCTGATCATAATGAACAAAGCCTTCAGCGAAACGCTGTATTTTGCCTGCTCTGAATATTATGTGTCGCAACTTCTTAAGTTAAAGCAGCAGGACTATCCTCAAGTAGAAGCTGAAGCTGAAGCTGAGAGAGTAGTTCAAACGAGGCGTTCCTCTAAAAATTCAGAACGAAGGCTAAGGAGAAAGAAGAGCAGACGGATCGGGCGAGTTGCACTGCAATGTATCATTTTCGTTTGTTTGGTACTTGTATTACCTCTTCGAATGGATGGACAACTCATAGACAGCGCAGATGCGTTGAAAGATCCCGAACAGGTCGCCAGTTCTGAGCAGATTGAGCCCATTCTCTCTCTGCCGCTCGTACCCAGCGCTCAGATGTTATTAAGCCATAGCCAGCAAGATGAACCTACGCCAGAACCCTCGGAGCCTCCTCAGGAACAGACAACACAGTATGAAGAGATTGCATTAACCGGAAACAAATACGAATATAGCTTGCCGAAGGGTTACGTGGCCTTATCATTTGATGATGGTCCGTCGAAGTATACGAAAGAAATCGTAGATATTTTAGTAGAACATGAGGTGGCGGCCACCTTTTTATTTGTTGGGAATAAGGTCGCTCATAATGTGGAAGCGGTTAAGTATGCCAATGAGCATCAGATGTCGATTGGAAGTCATTCGTGGGATCATAGCAAGATGACCGACAATGGGGATGAGGAGAATCGCAATAATTTGATCAAGGCTAACCAGGCGTTGGAACAAGTCATTCAATCGCCGATTACTGTTTTTCGGCCTCCTTATGGTGCTATAAATAATAAATTAGCCGCCAAGGTGACGGAGCAGCAGATGAATGTACTGTTGTGGAATCGAGATTCTGAGGACTGGAAAGTTAAGAGTCCAGAAGATATCCTTCAATATGTTCATCATAGTGATCCGTCTGGCGGCGTGTATCTATTTCACGAAAAGAAGATTACCGTAGAGGCGTTGCCCGCTATCATTAAGTATTTTCAAGAGAAAAACATGAAATTCGTCATTTTTAAATAA
- the rlmN gene encoding 23S rRNA (adenine(2503)-C(2))-methyltransferase RlmN translates to MNMESIYGLTFDQLAAWLLERGHKKFRATQVWDWLYRKRITEFSEMLDVNKDCVELLEQHYVIHTLEEHVKQESADGTIKFLFRLKDGNLIETVLMRQKYGLSVCVTTQVGCNIGCSFCASGLLAKSRDLSSGEIVEQIMKVQQHLDAANLEQKVSHVVVMGIGEPFDNFKNLLDFLSIIKDHKGLAIAGRGITVSTSGLANKIVEFADANTQVNLAVSLHAPNNELRTRIMKINKAIPIEKLMESIDYYLEKTNRRITLEYILMKDVNDGKEHALELTELIGDRRQLVNVNLIPYNPVDEHSQYQRSERETVRAFFDTLKKQGVSVSTRLEHGVDIDAACGQLRSKQIKKSKAMA, encoded by the coding sequence ATGAATATGGAATCCATTTATGGATTAACTTTTGATCAACTGGCGGCATGGCTGTTAGAACGAGGACATAAAAAATTTCGAGCTACGCAGGTCTGGGATTGGCTTTATCGGAAGCGGATTACAGAATTCTCAGAAATGCTCGATGTAAATAAAGATTGTGTAGAATTATTGGAGCAGCACTATGTGATTCATACGCTGGAAGAACATGTGAAGCAGGAGTCTGCGGATGGGACGATTAAGTTTCTGTTCCGTTTGAAGGATGGCAACCTGATTGAGACGGTGCTCATGAGACAGAAATACGGTTTGTCCGTTTGTGTCACTACTCAGGTTGGATGTAATATCGGCTGCAGCTTTTGCGCTAGCGGACTGTTAGCGAAGAGCCGTGATCTTTCCAGCGGTGAGATTGTGGAGCAGATTATGAAGGTCCAACAGCATTTGGATGCAGCAAATCTCGAACAAAAGGTTAGTCACGTTGTAGTTATGGGTATTGGCGAGCCGTTCGACAACTTTAAGAACTTGCTCGATTTCTTATCGATTATCAAGGACCATAAGGGACTAGCGATCGCAGGAAGAGGGATTACTGTATCGACGAGTGGGCTTGCTAACAAAATCGTTGAATTCGCCGATGCGAATACACAGGTGAACTTGGCAGTGTCTCTGCATGCACCTAATAATGAGCTGCGGACGCGGATTATGAAGATTAACAAGGCCATTCCGATCGAGAAATTAATGGAGTCTATAGATTATTATTTGGAAAAAACAAATCGGAGAATTACGTTAGAATACATTCTGATGAAGGATGTAAATGACGGTAAGGAGCATGCGCTTGAGCTAACTGAGCTAATCGGCGATCGGCGCCAGCTCGTCAACGTGAACTTGATTCCTTATAATCCAGTCGATGAGCACAGTCAATATCAGAGAAGCGAGCGGGAGACCGTACGAGCCTTTTTTGATACCTTGAAGAAGCAGGGTGTTAGTGTAAGCACTCGTCTGGAGCATGGTGTGGATATTGATGCGGCATGCGGACAACTGCGGAGCAAACAGATCAAGAAGTCGAAAGCAATGGCTTGA
- a CDS encoding glycosyltransferase, which translates to MKPKFLIAKLTLLCMFLVVSVVPVTTVDAAAKEKKSSHKQCLTPSVIELKDNLRKLWSDHVIWTKNYIVSAFTNSEDKDKVLARLLQNQQDIGNVFKPYYGEAVGDKLAQLLREHIVIAGKVVGAVIAGNQADVEKYNKEWYKNADDIAKFLSAQNPKYSYEQLKEMLHEHLELITDDVTARAKKDWDAEIVAFDKGLEHMIMFADILTEGIVKQFPDKFN; encoded by the coding sequence TTGAAGCCTAAGTTTTTGATTGCGAAGTTAACCTTGTTGTGTATGTTTCTTGTTGTTAGTGTGGTGCCCGTAACTACCGTCGATGCTGCAGCCAAAGAGAAAAAGAGCTCACATAAGCAATGCTTAACACCTTCCGTGATAGAGCTTAAAGATAACCTTAGGAAGCTATGGAGCGATCATGTGATATGGACGAAAAACTACATAGTGAGCGCCTTTACGAATTCCGAGGACAAAGATAAGGTACTGGCAAGGTTGCTACAGAATCAGCAAGACATAGGGAATGTCTTTAAACCGTATTACGGTGAGGCTGTAGGTGACAAGCTGGCTCAGTTATTGCGGGAACATATTGTTATTGCCGGGAAAGTAGTTGGCGCAGTAATAGCTGGAAATCAGGCGGATGTGGAAAAATACAATAAAGAGTGGTATAAGAACGCTGACGACATCGCCAAGTTCCTGAGTGCACAGAATCCCAAATATTCGTATGAACAATTGAAAGAAATGCTTCATGAACATTTGGAGTTGATTACGGATGATGTGACAGCTAGGGCAAAAAAGGATTGGGATGCTGAAATCGTCGCTTTCGATAAAGGGCTGGAGCATATGATTATGTTTGCAGATATACTAACGGAGGGTATTGTTAAACAATTCCCTGATAAATTCAATTGA
- a CDS encoding endonuclease/exonuclease/phosphatase family protein, whose translation MSSTTIKIIGFTLLAAVLILGGFLLYITIKDYKPKETTPLTINRNQDQIMKQGEPFAITTFNIGYAGLDKDQDFFMDGGTKSRSSSEEQTKTNLEAIASLMTTSGSDLFMLQEVDIDSSRSNGIDEVSFLSNTFPGYSNVFATNYKVPWVPIPVLDPMGSVYSGLLTLSKFGSTSSVRYDLPGKESWPRQLFELDRAFMESRFPVDNGKELILINLHLSAFDQGGTIRKQQLEYLATYIQKESDKGNYLILGGDWNHSLPGTTPEAFKTTQAWPEWLQQFPEDFKPEGFQWAVDAKVPSVRTLDIAYSEGVNFRAVIDGFLVSPNITISGVQGHDLSFTHSDHNPVTATLILK comes from the coding sequence ATGAGCTCAACCACAATAAAAATCATCGGTTTTACCCTTCTAGCTGCCGTTCTAATCCTTGGCGGTTTTTTACTGTATATTACCATTAAAGATTATAAGCCGAAGGAGACAACTCCACTAACGATAAACCGTAATCAGGATCAAATAATGAAGCAGGGAGAGCCTTTTGCAATAACCACCTTTAATATTGGCTATGCTGGGCTGGATAAGGATCAGGATTTCTTTATGGATGGCGGGACCAAATCACGTTCAAGCAGCGAGGAACAAACGAAGACAAATCTTGAGGCAATAGCTTCTCTAATGACCACTTCAGGCTCGGATCTATTCATGTTGCAGGAGGTGGACATCGATTCTTCCCGTAGCAACGGTATAGATGAGGTTTCCTTCTTATCGAATACCTTCCCTGGTTACAGCAACGTATTCGCGACGAACTACAAGGTACCTTGGGTGCCGATTCCAGTTCTTGATCCGATGGGCTCGGTGTATAGCGGTTTATTAACCTTATCTAAATTTGGCAGCACAAGTAGTGTTAGATATGATCTCCCAGGAAAAGAAAGCTGGCCTCGTCAACTGTTTGAACTCGACCGTGCCTTCATGGAGAGCAGATTCCCCGTCGATAACGGGAAAGAATTGATCCTAATCAATCTGCATCTATCTGCCTTTGACCAAGGTGGAACGATTCGCAAGCAACAATTAGAATATCTGGCTACTTATATCCAGAAAGAGAGCGATAAAGGTAACTACCTCATTTTGGGCGGAGATTGGAACCACTCCCTACCGGGTACAACCCCTGAAGCCTTTAAGACTACCCAAGCTTGGCCGGAGTGGTTACAGCAGTTCCCTGAAGATTTTAAACCTGAGGGCTTTCAGTGGGCTGTCGATGCTAAAGTACCGTCCGTCCGGACACTCGATATAGCCTATTCAGAAGGGGTGAATTTCCGGGCTGTAATTGATGGCTTTCTAGTTTCACCAAATATCACAATAAGTGGAGTACAGGGCCATGACTTATCCTTTACACACAGCGATCACAACCCTGTAACAGCCACTCTTATTCTGAAATAA
- a CDS encoding SDR family NAD(P)-dependent oxidoreductase, producing MNRLTNKVAIITGAGSGMGREEALLLSKEGATVVATDINEAAVQAVVKEIEANGGQAAAYAHNVASEEDWIKVVEDVISKFGKIDILVNNAGISFPVQLLESTVDQWNKVMNINVSSVFLGMKHVVPQMKNNKGGSIVNISSIAGLTGSSGAGAYTASKGAVRMLSKAAAVDFGKDNIRVNSVHPGFIETPMSAEFVNDERMHSFFMSQTALPRVGRAAEVAEAVLFLASDEASYITGVELPVDGGVVAK from the coding sequence ATGAATCGTCTAACTAATAAAGTAGCAATTATTACAGGTGCAGGCAGTGGCATGGGACGTGAAGAAGCCCTTTTGTTGTCCAAAGAGGGCGCTACAGTTGTAGCAACGGATATTAACGAAGCTGCAGTACAAGCGGTTGTGAAGGAAATCGAAGCCAATGGTGGACAAGCAGCAGCTTATGCACATAATGTAGCTTCCGAAGAAGACTGGATCAAGGTCGTAGAAGATGTAATTAGCAAGTTTGGGAAAATCGACATTCTGGTAAATAATGCAGGGATCTCGTTCCCAGTTCAATTGCTCGAATCTACTGTTGATCAATGGAACAAAGTAATGAACATTAACGTGAGCAGCGTATTCCTCGGCATGAAGCATGTTGTTCCTCAAATGAAGAACAATAAAGGTGGTTCCATCGTTAATATTTCATCCATCGCAGGCTTGACTGGCAGCAGCGGTGCGGGTGCTTATACAGCTTCTAAAGGTGCAGTTCGTATGCTAAGTAAAGCGGCTGCTGTAGACTTTGGTAAAGATAACATTCGCGTGAACTCTGTTCACCCAGGATTTATCGAAACACCAATGAGCGCTGAATTCGTAAATGACGAAAGAATGCACAGCTTCTTTATGTCTCAGACTGCCTTGCCACGTGTTGGACGTGCTGCTGAAGTAGCGGAAGCTGTTCTGTTCTTGGCTTCTGACGAAGCTTCTTACATTACAGGTGTTGAGCTACCTGTTGATGGCGGAGTCGTAGCTAAATAA
- a CDS encoding peptide MFS transporter yields MSATERQKIVDSVPPTGFFGHPKGLFTLFFTEFWERFSYYGMRAILVYYMYYEVSKGGLGFPEDMALSIMSIYGSLVYMSGIIGGWLADRIFGTSKAVFYGGVLIMFGHILLAIPGNATLFFASMILIVLGTGLLKPNVSSIVGEIYSENDNRRDAAFSIFYMGINLGGFLSPLVVGAVGMNNFHLGFSIAAVGMFIGLVVYVVTRTKNLGLAGTIVHNPIPAEQKKKLFTWIVIGLIVLAGLITIGILTGALTFSTFIKIVGVLGLLIPTMYFIVMYRSPKTTAVERSRILAYIPLFIASIMFWAIQEQTSTVLASFADKRTQLNFAGITISPAWFQSLNPLFIIALAPAFAWLWLKLGNRQPSIPKKFSLGLLFAGLSFLVILVPAYFGGANSLVNPLWLVLSYFIVVIGELCLSPVGLSATTKLAPAAFTAQMMSMWFLSNAAAQAINAQIVKFYTPDTEMLYFGVIGGVAIVLAVILFLFSSKIQSFMKGIR; encoded by the coding sequence ATGTCAGCAACAGAAAGGCAAAAAATTGTAGATAGTGTCCCACCAACAGGATTTTTCGGACATCCAAAGGGACTCTTCACACTCTTCTTCACTGAATTTTGGGAACGTTTCTCCTATTATGGGATGAGAGCAATCCTCGTTTACTACATGTATTATGAAGTAAGCAAAGGTGGTCTCGGATTTCCTGAAGACATGGCACTTTCAATTATGTCTATCTACGGATCACTCGTATATATGTCTGGAATTATAGGTGGATGGCTTGCGGATCGAATTTTCGGGACTTCGAAGGCCGTCTTCTACGGCGGCGTTCTAATTATGTTCGGACATATTTTACTGGCTATACCCGGGAATGCCACACTATTTTTTGCTTCGATGATTTTGATCGTACTCGGAACCGGACTTCTTAAGCCCAATGTATCAAGTATTGTAGGCGAAATTTATAGCGAAAATGATAATCGCCGCGACGCTGCATTCAGCATTTTTTATATGGGTATTAACCTCGGCGGATTCCTCTCTCCACTTGTTGTAGGCGCTGTAGGTATGAATAATTTCCATCTCGGCTTCTCGATTGCCGCAGTCGGAATGTTTATTGGATTAGTTGTTTACGTAGTCACTCGCACCAAAAACCTGGGTCTGGCAGGTACGATTGTACACAATCCGATTCCAGCTGAACAGAAGAAGAAATTATTTACTTGGATCGTCATTGGTTTAATTGTGCTTGCAGGTTTAATTACGATCGGTATTCTCACTGGTGCGCTCACCTTTTCAACATTTATTAAGATAGTTGGGGTGTTAGGACTACTTATTCCTACGATGTACTTTATTGTGATGTACCGCAGTCCCAAAACAACAGCTGTCGAGCGATCACGAATTCTCGCGTACATCCCTTTATTTATCGCGTCAATTATGTTCTGGGCGATTCAGGAACAAACTTCAACCGTTCTAGCAAGTTTTGCTGATAAGCGCACCCAATTGAATTTTGCAGGCATAACCATTTCCCCTGCTTGGTTCCAGTCGCTTAACCCGCTGTTTATTATCGCCCTTGCACCTGCATTTGCATGGCTTTGGTTAAAGCTTGGTAATCGGCAACCATCGATTCCTAAAAAGTTCTCGCTTGGTTTATTATTTGCCGGTCTGTCCTTCCTAGTGATCCTGGTGCCGGCTTACTTCGGTGGAGCTAATTCACTTGTGAATCCATTATGGCTGGTTCTCAGCTATTTTATCGTCGTAATTGGGGAGCTATGCTTGTCACCGGTTGGCCTTTCGGCAACAACTAAACTGGCACCAGCTGCTTTTACTGCTCAGATGATGAGCATGTGGTTCTTGTCCAATGCCGCTGCCCAAGCTATTAATGCTCAGATTGTGAAGTTCTATACCCCAGATACCGAAATGCTGTACTTCGGAGTTATTGGTGGAGTTGCCATTGTACTCGCGGTAATTCTCTTCCTGTTCTCTTCTAAGATTCAGAGTTTCATGAAGGGTATACGTTAA
- a CDS encoding helix-turn-helix domain-containing protein, which produces MLKVGKNIADLRKQTGMTQMGLADQLGISYQAVSNWERGESMPDVSKLPQLAEIFNVSIDAILEKSKSTQIVVNVLENTTEQFLKQNKLSVAEISEVAPILLTEHVDGVFEHVKHPVSIQELLSIAPFISEEVLDECAKVAFEREGINALLSIAPFISDEMLDECARSIFEREGINALLSIAPFISEEVLDECARRAFEQEGIKALVSIAPFISDEVLDECARRAFEQEGIKALVSIAPFISDEVMDTLAKASLSI; this is translated from the coding sequence ATGTTAAAGGTAGGCAAGAATATCGCTGATTTAAGAAAGCAGACAGGGATGACTCAGATGGGGCTTGCCGATCAACTAGGCATTAGTTATCAGGCGGTTAGTAATTGGGAACGAGGAGAGTCTATGCCGGATGTTTCTAAGCTTCCCCAGCTGGCCGAAATTTTTAATGTGAGCATTGATGCAATCCTTGAAAAGAGCAAATCGACACAGATAGTAGTAAACGTACTCGAAAATACGACAGAACAATTTTTAAAGCAAAATAAGCTTTCAGTAGCCGAAATTTCCGAGGTTGCGCCCATTCTTCTTACGGAACATGTGGACGGGGTATTTGAACATGTGAAGCATCCAGTATCGATACAAGAGCTGCTATCCATCGCTCCATTTATCAGTGAAGAAGTACTGGATGAGTGCGCAAAAGTTGCCTTTGAGCGAGAAGGAATTAATGCGCTGTTGTCTATTGCTCCGTTTATAAGCGATGAGATGCTGGATGAGTGTGCAAGAAGTATCTTTGAACGAGAAGGCATTAATGCATTATTGTCTATCGCTCCATTTATCAGTGAAGAAGTACTGGATGAGTGCGCTAGAAGAGCTTTTGAACAAGAAGGGATAAAAGCTCTCGTGTCTATCGCTCCGTTTATAAGTGACGAGGTACTAGATGAGTGCGCTAGAAGAGCTTTTGAACAAGAAGGGATAAAAGCTCTCGTGTCTATCGCACCATTTATAAGCGACGAGGTGATGGATACATTAGCGAAAGCGTCGCTTTCCATTTAA
- a CDS encoding nucleotide excision repair endonuclease has translation MINITIPNVDVRITKQINPQLSNIYGFTDFHLIPRDYGGIFMFYNDQDELLFVGKARKLRPRIKKHFEDTVSDIKLHRDEVTRIDVCLIESPVHREIYETYIINELKSKYNVDKVMFR, from the coding sequence ATGATCAACATAACCATTCCCAATGTGGATGTTAGAATTACTAAACAAATCAACCCGCAGTTAAGCAATATTTACGGATTCACTGATTTTCACCTGATTCCAAGAGATTACGGCGGTATCTTTATGTTCTACAATGATCAAGATGAGCTGTTGTTTGTAGGTAAAGCGAGAAAGCTAAGACCAAGAATCAAAAAACATTTCGAAGACACCGTATCTGATATCAAGCTGCATCGGGACGAGGTCACCAGAATTGATGTATGTTTAATTGAAAGTCCCGTTCATAGAGAGATCTATGAAACGTATATCATTAATGAATTGAAGTCTAAATACAATGTAGATAAAGTGATGTTTAGATAA
- a CDS encoding helix-turn-helix domain-containing protein, translating into MNPKARYEKERSDGKQQRLCTILESAERIFSQKGIEKSTMQDVATEANIGIATLFRYFPRKEKLIVAVATRMLEPMLDYFKYVADLPLTCIEKIEKLFDFFIQDQNNLSIIFMVNFESYASHSSEPVEDVLNFNALNRKIWHEYSRIIQNGIEDGSIRAGLPVKETLITLMNSFALFSRKLTMKKNILLLESDLDSDDQLELLKQIFLDHLKA; encoded by the coding sequence ATGAATCCTAAAGCACGCTATGAAAAAGAACGATCCGATGGTAAACAGCAACGATTATGTACGATTCTCGAATCAGCAGAACGAATATTTTCGCAAAAAGGTATTGAGAAGTCGACGATGCAAGATGTCGCAACTGAAGCAAATATCGGGATTGCGACGCTATTTCGATATTTTCCTAGAAAAGAAAAGCTTATCGTGGCCGTGGCCACCCGAATGCTCGAACCGATGCTCGATTATTTCAAATACGTAGCTGACTTGCCGCTTACCTGTATTGAAAAGATTGAGAAATTATTTGATTTCTTTATTCAGGATCAGAATAATTTAAGCATTATCTTTATGGTGAATTTCGAAAGCTACGCCTCACACTCAAGTGAGCCTGTTGAGGATGTTCTGAATTTCAATGCACTCAACCGTAAGATTTGGCATGAATACTCCAGAATCATTCAAAATGGGATAGAAGACGGCTCTATTCGTGCAGGTCTTCCCGTGAAAGAGACCTTAATCACGCTCATGAACAGCTTTGCTCTCTTTTCCAGAAAACTAACGATGAAGAAGAATATTCTCCTGCTGGAATCGGATTTAGACTCCGACGATCAGCTTGAGCTTCTAAAACAGATTTTTCTAGATCATTTAAAAGCCTAA
- a CDS encoding DUF6509 family protein codes for MLTFKGYNVENVKDPFGILTGKRYEFMVQLDVPEDDELYIENGVSARAIIKVDEDQVSIVSYDLQETTTGNLLDFDMEEDEEAALLLFCKEHLPE; via the coding sequence ATGTTGACATTTAAGGGCTACAACGTGGAGAATGTAAAGGATCCTTTTGGCATACTAACCGGTAAGCGGTATGAATTTATGGTTCAACTGGACGTTCCTGAAGATGATGAGCTCTATATAGAGAATGGCGTATCGGCTAGAGCGATCATTAAAGTGGATGAAGATCAGGTCAGCATCGTGAGCTATGATCTACAAGAGACAACTACAGGCAATTTGCTTGATTTCGATATGGAAGAGGACGAGGAAGCAGCACTGCTCCTGTTCTGTAAAGAGCATTTACCAGAATAA